Proteins co-encoded in one Arachis hypogaea cultivar Tifrunner chromosome 13, arahy.Tifrunner.gnm2.J5K5, whole genome shotgun sequence genomic window:
- the LOC112735872 gene encoding E3 ubiquitin-protein ligase MBR2-like has protein sequence MRATAMDRRTQWNFRAIDSHYVFDSSEVRFRHAGPVPHTGRQMYQPNRRGHSRTTLPIELVQVDGVAVLVNHYIDTELRVEDMSYEGLNALGQQIGHVSTGLSEEIITNQMKTKTYLMAASAVNLEEADVCVICQVMNSSYA, from the exons ATGCGAGCCACGGCAATGGATCGAAGGACACAATGGAATTTTCGCGCGATTGATTCGCATTATGTATTTGATAGTTCTGAAGTGCGTTTCAGGCATGCTGGCCCTGTACCACACACAGGTCGGCAAATGTATCAACCCAATAGAAGAGGACATTCCAGAACAACTCTTCCCATTGAGTTAGTCCAAGTTGAT GGTGTCGCAGTGCTTGTTAATCATTATATAGACACGGAATTGCGCGTTGAAGATATGTCTTATGAG GGATTGAATGCATTGGGCCAGCAGATTGGCCATGTAAGCACTGGTTTATCAGAGGAAATAATAACCAATCAAATGAAGACAAAAACATATTTAATGGCTGCTAGTGCTGTTAATTTGGAGGAGGCTGATGTTTGTGTAATATGCCAGGTAATGAACTCTTCTTATGCTTAG